In one Nicotiana sylvestris chromosome 8, ASM39365v2, whole genome shotgun sequence genomic region, the following are encoded:
- the LOC104235631 gene encoding uncharacterized protein, producing the protein MAESGTDAKTKLIVELVLSAATAALGMVFIFAGLRHLDPNREASKRALESRKQLSKRLGRPLIHTTPYEDMIAGDVVNPDHIDVEFDSIGGLDGIKDTLFQLAILPLRRPELFCHGKLLGPMKGVLLYGPPGTGKTMLAKAIAKESGAVFINVKVSTLMSKWFGDAQKLVAAIFGLAYKLQPAIIFIDEVDSFLGQRRASETEMLTSMKTEFMALWDGFTTDQNARVMVLAATNRPTDLDEAILRRFSQSFEIGKPSLSDRTKIFKVVLKGERIEDNVDFDRLAGLCEGYTGSDILEACKLAAFIPLREYLHDEKKGKQSQAPRPLSQSDLETALTESKKTKITARKPAVVSFRLDDYEDLD; encoded by the exons ATGGCGGAATCAGGTACTGATGCAAAGACAAAGCTGATAGTTGAGCTTGTACTCTCCGCTGCTACGGCAGCTTTAGGGATGGTTTTCATATTCGCTGGGCTTCGTCATCTCGATCCCAATCGCGAAGCTTCTAAGAGAGCTCTCGAATCCCGCAAACAGCTATCTAAACGCTTAGGTCGTCCTCTTATCCACACCACTCCTTATGAG GATATGATTGCTGGGGATGTTGTGAATCCAGACCACATAGATGTGGAGTTTGATTCGATTGGGGGGCTGGATGGGATTAAGGATACTTTGTTTCAGCTGGCCATTTTACCTCTGCGAAGGCCTGAATTGTTTTGTCATGGGAAATTGCTTGGTCCAATGAAAGGGGTTCTGTTGTATGGACCACCTGGGACAGGGAAGACAATGCTTGCTAAAGCCATTGCAAAAGAGTCTGGTGCTGTGTTCATAAATGTGAAGGTTTCTACTCTCATGAGCAAGTGGTTTGGTGATGCGCAAAAGCTTG TTGCTGCTATTTTTGGTTTGGCCTATAAGCTTCAGCCTGCTATAATATTTATTGATGAAGTTGACAGCTTTTTGGGCCAGCGTCGTGCAAGTGAGACTGAAATGCTGACTAGCATGAAAACTGAGTTCATGGCCTTATGGGATGGTTTTACTACTGATC AGAATGCTAGAGTTATGGTCCTGGCAGCAACCAATCGCCCAACTGACCTTGATGAGGCAATACTTAGGCGCTTCTCTCAGTCATTTGAAATTGGGAAGCCTTCCCTTAGTGATAGAACAAAGATATTTAAGGTAGTTTTGAAGGGTGAGAGAATTGAAGATAACGTTGACTTTGATCGACTTGCTGGCTTGTGTGAGGGATACACTGGTTCAGACATTCTCGAGGCCTGCAAGCTAGCTGCCTTTATTCCTCTTAGGGAGTATTTGCACGATGAGAAGAAAGGAAAGCAATCACAG GCACCAAGGCCATTGTCACAGTCTGATCTAGAGACAGCTTTAACTGAATCAAAGAAGACCAAGATTACTGCTAGGAAACCTGCTGTAGTGAGCTTTCGGTTGGATGATTATGAG GATTTGGACTAA